One Faecalicatena sp. Marseille-Q4148 DNA window includes the following coding sequences:
- a CDS encoding PrgI family protein, whose protein sequence is MPYVPVPKDLTKVKTKVAAGLTKRQLICFSLAALVGLPVYFLTRGAIGNSAAVLLMIGLMMPFFFFAMYEKDGQPAEKLLRNRLRYKLWPKDRPYRTENFYKSISKKEVSQIAKNQTAGGAGKTSAKKRKAGKKDPHRSKKGRK, encoded by the coding sequence ATGCCTTATGTACCCGTACCCAAAGACTTAACCAAAGTCAAGACCAAAGTAGCCGCTGGCCTGACAAAGCGCCAGCTTATTTGTTTCAGTCTGGCCGCGCTGGTGGGGCTGCCGGTATATTTCCTTACCCGCGGCGCCATCGGCAATTCGGCGGCGGTGCTCCTTATGATCGGCCTGATGATGCCCTTTTTCTTCTTTGCCATGTATGAGAAGGACGGGCAGCCGGCGGAAAAGCTGTTAAGGAACCGGCTCCGCTATAAGCTCTGGCCGAAGGACCGCCCTTACCGGACAGAAAACTTCTACAAATCCATATCCAAAAAGGAGGTATCACAGATTGCCAAAAACCAGACAGCAGGAGGCGCAGGAAAAACGTCTGCAAAGAAACGTAAAGCAGGCAAAAAAGACCCGCACCGAAGCAAGAAAGGCAGGAAGTAA